TCGACCCAGCGACAAATTCTTGCCGAGCCCAGGCCCAACGAGATTAAACGTCCGTGCGACGATGATCTGCAGCGGGCCGGCGGCAGGTTCGGCCAGCGCCGCGCGTGTCGCTTCCAGCTTAGTCCGGCCGTACGGCGACTCGGGCACGCAGGGAGCATCTTCGCTTACGGGAAGCCGCGCTGCTCCGGCCGACCCAAGCTCGGCCGCGCTCCCTACCACCAGCACACGAATCGTCTTTTCGTTTCGCGAGGCAAAGCTCTTCAAGGCTTCGATCAAGTGCTGGAGCGCGTCGACGTTGGCTGCGCGCAGCTCGTCGAACGTCGCGGCCGCGGTCATGCCTGCCAGGTGATAAACCGCGTCGGGTCGAATAACGTCGATCGCTCGTCGCAGGGCGGCCCCGTCGGTGAGATCGCACGCCTGAAATTCAGCGACCTGCGGAACGCTACGTGCAGGGATCGTGCGGCCGAGACCGACGATGGTGACGTCGTCGCGGCTCAAGCGTTCGGCCAGGTGCCGGCCGGAGAACCCCGCGACTCCCGTGATCAGCACGCGCTCGCGCATCGCTTAAGCCGCCGCTCGCAAAGGCTGCGGATAGAAGCGGAGCGGATCGCGGCGGTATTCATCGCACGCCGTGGCATAGTCGTCGGGCCGGCCGATGTCGAGCCAGTAGCAATCGTCGCGAAACGTCAGCACGTCGCGACCGTCGCGCTTGATGCGCAGAATCAGCTCGGGCATCGAGAGCCGTTCGCCGGGCGTGACGTAGTCGCACACTTCCGGCTCGAAACAGTAGATTCCCATGCTGACGTCGAAGCGGTGCGTCGGCTTTTCGATGTAGTCGAGCAGGCGTCCTTGTTCGTCGGTCTCGAGCACTCCGAGATCGATCTTCACCTCGCGCCGATACGTGGCGATCGTCGCGAGCGACTTGCGGCGACGATGAAACGCGGCCAGCCGGTTGAAGTCGAGCGTCGTGAGCAGGTCGCCGTTCATCACCAGGAAAGGCTCGTCGACGCGCGGCAGCAGGCCGAGGCAGCCGGCCGTGTCGAGCGGAGTGGTCTCGCGGAAGTAATCGATCTTCAGCCCGAACCGTTCGCCATCGCCGAGAAAGGCCCGAATGAGCTCCGCTAAATGTCCGGTGACGACCGTCAAGTCGGTGACGCCGAACAGCTGCAACTGGCGCACGAGGACTTCGATCACCGGCGTGTCGTCGAGCGGAACGAGCGGCTTCGGAAACGCCGCGGTGAAGGGCTGTAAGCGAGTCCCTTTTCCACCGGCAAGCAATACGGCACGCATGAAGAACGATCTTTCGGACAGAGGACGAGGTCGAATGAACTGTTTAATAAAAGATTTGTTGCCGTCACGACGGGCTAAGCCACACGCTTGCGATTTCGCGAACTCGCCGTAGACCCCTGCAAAGCCGTGGCGTGCATCGTCGCTCGATGGCGTTCCAACAGCGCGACCAACTCGCGCATCCGCACGTCCATCGTCGAGCGAGCCGCGGTTCGGCGGGCTTCGATCGCCATCCGGTGGCGCAGCGCATCGTCGTTGCAGAGCAAAGTCATGTGTTGCGCTAAGTCGTCGGTTTGCCACGGCGATTCGACGATGAAACCATCGCGACCTTCCGTCAGCAATTCCGACGCGCCGTTCTGTTGTGTCGTAATCACCGGCAAGCCGAAGCCGAGCGCCTCGGGCACCACGAGGCTGCAAGGATCGTAGAACGTCGGGAAGACGAACGCATCGCAACCGGCGAAGCAAGCCTGTACGTCGTCGACGAAGCCGAGAAAGCGAACCCGATCGGCGATGCCGAGCTTCGCCGCTTGGCGTTGATAAGCGTGGTCGCGCCGACTTCCGCAAACGATCAGCATCGCTTGCGGACAATCTCCGGCGACTTGCGCAAACGCTTCCAGCAGCGGTTCCAGGCCCTTGAGGGCATAGTTGCGAGCCGTGAAGAGCAGGGCGACGTCGTGGGTTTCCAGTCGTTGTTCGCGGCGGAATCGTTTCCGGCCGGCCGCGCCGTCGAATGCGCGTCGGCTCGGCTCCAGTCCGTTGTAGACGACGGCGATGCGCTCGGCCGGCAGATCGTAATACTGGCGGAAATGCTCGGCGCTTAGTTCGCTCGGAGCGACGACCGTCGCATGGCGCGCGTCCGGGCCGAACTGTTTCGTTTCGATTCGCTTAAAGAACCATTGTTTCGGGCTCAACGCTTTGCCCGCGACGTGCAACGCGCGCACGAGCGGGTGCCGAAAGCGTTCCAAGCTATAGTCGACGGCCGCCGGATGCGCGCCCGCGACCGCGAGATAAATATCTTGATACCAAGTCTTATTGAAGCCGATGATGAGATCGAAATCTTCTTGGAGTAGTGCGCGTTCGCTGGCGGCGGCGAAGCGATAGGTGCGTAGCCAACCGCAGAGCGGAAGTTCGCGCACGGCGACTTCATGCACCGTCGCGGCGTCGGAAACTTCCCCGGCATCGACACCGCGGGCAAACAGATGCACGTCGTGTCCGGCTTCGATGAGCGCGCGCGCAACGGACCCGGCATATTTTTCGGCGCCGCCGCGGCGTGCGCCGATCCATTCGATATTAAGTCCGATTTTCATGCGCAGGCCATTCGTCGCGAGCGGCTTCCTTGCCTCGAAGCGGCGGCGATTCTACACGGGTTCCGAAATCCGGGACAAGACAGG
Above is a window of Planctomycetia bacterium DNA encoding:
- a CDS encoding NTP transferase domain-containing protein translates to MRAVLLAGGKGTRLQPFTAAFPKPLVPLDDTPVIEVLVRQLQLFGVTDLTVVTGHLAELIRAFLGDGERFGLKIDYFRETTPLDTAGCLGLLPRVDEPFLVMNGDLLTTLDFNRLAAFHRRRKSLATIATYRREVKIDLGVLETDEQGRLLDYIEKPTHRFDVSMGIYCFEPEVCDYVTPGERLSMPELILRIKRDGRDVLTFRDDCYWLDIGRPDDYATACDEYRRDPLRFYPQPLRAAA
- a CDS encoding glycosyltransferase family 4 protein; translation: MKIGLNIEWIGARRGGAEKYAGSVARALIEAGHDVHLFARGVDAGEVSDAATVHEVAVRELPLCGWLRTYRFAAASERALLQEDFDLIIGFNKTWYQDIYLAVAGAHPAAVDYSLERFRHPLVRALHVAGKALSPKQWFFKRIETKQFGPDARHATVVAPSELSAEHFRQYYDLPAERIAVVYNGLEPSRRAFDGAAGRKRFRREQRLETHDVALLFTARNYALKGLEPLLEAFAQVAGDCPQAMLIVCGSRRDHAYQRQAAKLGIADRVRFLGFVDDVQACFAGCDAFVFPTFYDPCSLVVPEALGFGLPVITTQQNGASELLTEGRDGFIVESPWQTDDLAQHMTLLCNDDALRHRMAIEARRTAARSTMDVRMRELVALLERHRATMHATALQGSTASSRNRKRVA
- a CDS encoding NAD-dependent epimerase/dehydratase family protein is translated as MRERVLITGVAGFSGRHLAERLSRDDVTIVGLGRTIPARSVPQVAEFQACDLTDGAALRRAIDVIRPDAVYHLAGMTAAATFDELRAANVDALQHLIEALKSFASRNEKTIRVLVVGSAAELGSAGAARLPVSEDAPCVPESPYGRTKLEATRAALAEPAAGPLQIIVARTFNLVGPGLGKNLSLGRFAQQIGAIHRGEQAQIECGSLVARRDFVDVRDAVDAYVRLLREGVPGRLYNVCSGRSHEIRDLLHQMIELTGESMPIVETRDLSRAGDLPNVYGDPTKTAVCCGWRATTPIEQSLADLLSSVLSEEVVRERSAA